aattttgtaaataaaagttATGTAATTTTTTAATATCTCTCTCTATAAATACATCAAATTTTACTTTTTGTCTCTACAaacattttctttaaattttattcaacttacatattttattattagtCTTGATCCATATTTCTTATGATTTTTTTAAGGAAGATTTGTTTACTAAAGCTTTATAAATACATTTTTGTTTTCtaatgttattttcttttttggattGTTGGTGTTGTAGGTGTATCTTTTGGTTCTTTTGGTTTAATATATAtttcttgatttcaaaaaaaaaaaaaaaatagactaGAATATGTAAATTACCCATTCCGTCTTAAATTTAATTGTAAATTAAATGATAtttcaaccaaaaaaaaaaattaacatttgacCATGTATTGTTTTACCTACACATTAAATTATTGTTACGTAATATTACTTTTTCCAAACTGTTTATAATTTTCTTAAGTGTTCAACTCACACTTCAATACATTAGGTTTCTCTCATGGCTACTCAACCGCCGAAGTTACTGTATCACCACCGTAAGTCCAATCCATCAACGCCACCAATTCTTCCCAACGAGCTTATCACCGATATTCTATCTCGCTTTACTGTCAAATATCTGATGCAGATGAAATGTGTGAGTAAGTCATGGAACACTCTTATCTCTGATCCTATATTCATCAAAATTCATCTTAATCGATCGGAACTAAATCCACAATTCTCATTGATATCTTCACATAACGATGATCACAGTTTTGTACCCTTCCCCGTTGGTCTATTATGGAAAAACAGTAGTATCAATATTCCTCAAGATCCTTCTTACCAATTAAGCAACAAGAACTGTACGGAGATTGTTGGTTCATGCAATGGATTAGTATGCTTGGCCGGTTATTCTCTCAATGAGATTACAAGGTATAAAAAAATATGGCTTCGGTTCTGGAACCCTGCTACTAGGGCAATATCTGATAAATTAGGCTCTTTTTTCTATTATGATAGATATCGATTTGAATATTGTAAATTTACGTTTGGTTATGATAATTCAACTCAGACTTATAAAGTCACGGCGTTAGGTTCAGTTGTGGATCGTACTCTATCAGAAACTGATGTGAAAGTATTCAGTTTAGGTGATAATGTTTGGAGAACTATTCATGGGGTTCCTGCTATTCCTCTTCAATTGTACTTTGGTCATGAGTATGATGGTGTACATTTGAGTAACACTATTAACTGGCTGTCCATTCAGGATGTGTTTGGTAGAGATGATATTGTTGAGCAATTTGTAATAATATCGCTTGACTTGAGCACAGAGACATTCACACAATTGATGCCCCCTGAAAATTATGACAATCATGGGGGTATATCACCAAATATTTGTGTCATGATGGATTCCCTTTGTTTTTCTTATGATAAGGAAACTGAAATTTTCATATGGCAGATGACGAAATTCGGAGATGAAAAATCTTGGTCTCAATTTCTTAAGTTTAGTTATCACAATGTTGGAGTAGATTATGAACTTGGTCACCCGTATATTAAATTAACTCCGTTGCATCTTTCTGAGGATGGTGATACACTATTATTAGCAAAAGACGAACAAGACAGTGCAATTCTTTATAACCGGAGAAATAACATAGCAAAGAAAACTAGAATTAACAATAAAATATGTTGGTTCTCTATCAGGGCTTATGTCGAAAGCTTGGTTCCAACATGTTGAAGGTAAGTTCTTCTCCCATGATATATTGTTCTAATTTTTATGAATTCATGTGCAGATTGTTTAATTTGTGCAATTATTTCTTTTAACTTCAATACTTTGTTGTAGATATTTTGAATCAAGAATCAATTGACAGATCTTATTACCATGTTTAGAACTCAACTAACAGCTGTGACATAGACTTGTAGATAGAAGttaatttctttatatttttttcagataCGGCTGCACTTCAAAGGATTAGGCATCCTCTTTTCTTCTGTCTTTTTTTCTCTGTGTGTATTGTTGTTTCTGTGCCTTGCCTAACAAGAGTTTGTGTTCGCAACCTCACCTTCAATTAGCAATGCAATGCACAACTATTAAATATATGGTTCAGTAGTTCATTCGTTCGTTCTTAATTAGGAAACCTTTACATTGCAATGCACAACTATTAAATATTATACATAATCACTTCAACCCAACTCTTAGTTTTGTAAATTTCCTTaataagttttaaattaaaatccaTAATCTCATGAACCTTATCATAACATTTCATAAATCAATATAACAGAGAGCCTAACCAAGAACTACATATCTACTTATCTATTGGTGAAAAACTGCACATCTATTCAGATAATTTAGCATTACTCTATTAGATGTAGTTAAAGAATACCTACTAATATCATTGGCTCCAAATTTAAAAATCATTGTGGTGTAATGAGTAAGCTAATATTTAGACAAACAACAGTAAGTTTCAAATTTCTTATACAACAAAGTGAGTAGTACTCTAGCGGAAGTAAGTTCCAATAAGCTCGAATCCTGCCATGAACCGTTGATTCGGTCGAAGTTGTGGATCTATAATTCATAAAAGACTTCAATTAAGCATATGCATTAgagtgaaaaaataaaagaaaaactcaAAGGAAAATGAATGAATAATTCTCAAAAGTGCAACAAGACATTGAATTCTGTATAATATCAATAATACGTAGAGAAACAAAACCTATATGGTTGTGCGTACTTGTACTGTATAATCAAATCAAGAAGGATATCTatctaatatatattaatttacaaAACATTTAAATGTTTTAAATAAACATAGACATCTAAGATCTAAATATGCGAATCATGCATATTTATGTTGAAGTAATGGCAACAATAATGCATGCATACATACAATATACGTGAATTAATGAAAGAAGAACTTACTATTCAGAGGTTGACACCAAGCTTCCCACATattcactacgccaaaattgattttttgtatcgcctaatttaatagcacttttaaagaaagtgatattaaaaaggaaaaaacttatctataatagcactttatAATTGGGCGCTATTATATGATACATACAATCTAACTTTGATAGCACTTTATTACAAAACGCTATTATTAAGCTTCACTAAAATAGCACTTTTTTTGAAACGCTATTAATATTCTTCTTTAAGATAGCATTTTTTTATAAAACGCTATTATTTTACTaccatatataattaataaaattaaaggctatgattttttttaaaacgcTACTATGATAGCATTTACCTAAAGCGCTATTGTTTTAtacttttatataatatatatatatatatatatatatataataaataaaataaaaaaaccaaaacactTTTTGGCATATAATTTTCACATTCACGCTCATATTTTCGCCTATCACCACCAAAAACTAAAAACCATATTTCATTGATTCTCCCAACCGATTCTCTTACGCCGTAACCCCTTCCTTCGATTCATCTATTCTCCGTCATCAATCATAGGTTCACCAACGTTAGCTCTTTCTTCGTGAACCTTCATCTTCGTTAACCCAGAGCTTCGTCCTTTCACCGGTGAAACCCTATCACCACGTGAAACCCCTTTCCAATCAGAACTTCACCAAACCTCCTCTCCCGAACAAACACacattcagaagaagaagaagttgagGTGAAGAGCTAGCAGAAAGATAAGAAGATTGTACCAACACGTTTGTGCCTTTTGCCGATGTTGAACTGGGTCAGAATCACTTCGATTGCGTGAGTTTTTTTCTTACCATCTCTTTGATTTCTTGACACTATCATGTTCTTTGTACTTTATTGATTCAAATTCCTCTATCAATTGTTTGAAAATGCTATTGTATGCTGTTTAATTCCATTTGGTAGCTCTAGGGCTTTAGAATCTTTGGTCAAATTTAATTGAGATTGATGATGTATATGTGAAGTTGGAGTTGAGATTTAATTAGGGAAGGGAGTATTTTCAATTTCGcatttgattttgttgttgttcgaGGAGTATTTTCAATTTCGTTCATAATGTCAGTTCTGTTACATAATACATCCTCTGCTGCTGGCTCCAATCATGGAATTGCCAGCTTGCACATTTGAAGCATATGATAGAGAATGATCTGAGATTTATCAAATAATACCATATCAAATAATCTGAGATTTATCTAAAATTATGATTTctttgagataaatctccttcAATTTATGGAACTTTGGGTATTGGTAAGTGGCCAGATGAATCTTCTGTGTCGGTATTTGGAGTTGTAGAATTTTCCAAAACAGCATTTGGTTCTTCAATGAGGCCTTTACTTTCTAAAACTGATTCAGAATCTTTAATTTCTACAACTGGTTCGGGCACTAGCAAAATACACATTTTAGATTGTTGTTCTTCTGTAATGGTACTCCCCTGTCAAGTAACTCTACCTTTGCCGGTATTTGGCGATGTAAAATTTAGATTGTTGTAAAATTTGTACCCTAACTAATGTAAAAGATTTTCTACACAAAGAAACACAAAAAATGTTAAAATTGGAGAGCTGAAGTAAAGTACTAGATACATGTGCAAAATGTGCAAATGTGTAACGTGATCCCAATTAGTAATGAATATCTGGTTCAACATTTGTCTTTGTTTCTACCTGTGTATTCTCACGCTGAGCATATTTAATTAGTAATGAATATCTGGTTTTTACCGAATAGTCATATATTTTCTCCACAATTCACTGTCATGAATTTTGATTATTCGGTTGTATGTAAACATTTGATATGATATCACTCAGTTCTCTTACGTTCTCCTTCAAATTGCTATCCAGCATTTGTTCTCCTTCAAATTAAGACTTTGAAAGTTAGAGGAATTGAGATTTTATATCTAAATGAGAGTTGTGATTTGGTAAATTGTTATTGTGGAATTAGGCTGCATCCTTTTAACTGTCCTGGTTCATTTTCATACTCGGTTCCAATGACAATCAGCTGGAATGCGCCCAAGCAAGTGCAGCATGCGCCGCCGTTATCCGCCGCAAGACTCAAACTGTTTCCTAATCCTTCGACGCTGATTCTGATCCCTATCTCAACAAACAGAAGATCTTCGATTTGTTCCAGAACTGCATAAAGCTCGCCAATGAAAATGTATGCacgaaatgaaattgaaattgtgctttattttttgtttgaattcTTCTTTACTTTGACGTAAGTTGAACGTTGTTGGCTTGCAgaaaattaatcagaaaaacacttGGGAGTTTAACTTGATTGATCACCTTACTAATACTGTTAAACCGGAAGAAGAAAATGATACGGAGACTAACTTTCAGAAGGTTCGTATGCTTTAAACTTGTATGGATATGATTAGTGTTTATACTTTTTAGCATATGATGTATGTTAAATGGTTTTCTTGCAATTAGTGATGTCATGTGCTATAATTCCAAGTCTACTAGATTATGAGAAATTGATTATTATATTATGGGCTGCACATATGAAATTACTAGCTATGGACACACATACAGTTGTAGTAATTTAAGAAAATGGAAGTCATTGAATATAATTTCATCTTTCGGTGATATGTGCTAGTTTATACAAATTAACTAATTAGATTATGGGCTAAACATATGAATTTATTAACTATGCATCACTAACAGAGAGATACACAACAATGACATATGGTTGGTGATAATAGGTTAGGAAATTGGAAGTGATTGAATATAATTACATCTATCGATGTCCAACAATGGACATGGCTGCAATCCAACATTTTAGTACTACATAGCTTGCTGGGATGAACAAACAAAGCTGTATTTGTGTAACACTTAGTGTagttttttgttaaattttattttgacagGCAAGCTGCACTCTTGAGGCTGAtgttaaaatttattcattaaggGTGGATTTAGTGCATTATGAGGCATACAAAGTCCTTAGTGGGATGAATAGAGCGGAACAAGACGTTGAGCCATGTTACAATTATTTCCCTCTTACCAAGATTAACACATTCTgattctcttttttgttttttgcaCTAGTTGTATTTGTAGTGAGTTTTCTTGATGATTTGTGTGTAGATAAGAGTTATTGGGATTGACTTTCTTCTGTCTTGTATATGGTGTATTGTAGTATAAGAGATGCTCTATTTCTAATAATGTTTGATATCTTGTAAATGTATCAATTAAAATGGCTTGATATTCCTATTACATGTTCGATATTTTGTGAATGTATGAATTCAAATGGCTTGATATTAATTTACTTTTGGCTTGGTAGTATTTGTTCTTTATTAAGTTCTAATTAATGATAAGTCATAATGTCAGACACTACTATGGAAAGTATTAATGTTGAAAGTGGACAAAAAGGAAGCAGAAAAGAGACAAATAGAAAGGTAATTGGTTTCTTTATTAGCTCTCAAATTCCATATGTTTTTTAATAACGATATTAATGTTTTTATTCATATCTTATTGATTTAGGGTCTGTTTCCtgttaatatatatttatcatcCCCAAGTCGTTGTTTGGTTGCTCGTGGCAAACTATATAACACCAAAGGTACCACGATGCACGACATGACGTTACCACCTGGGTATGTTAAGGTTAATATTGAAGTTCCTATTGTGTCAAATGCTTCATTGCCTATATCCGTTGATGATGGAGACGTAACCCTTGTTGGTTAGGCAATACGAATGCATGCATCTACAAATTTGGCTATGTAAATGCCTTCATTTTTTTAAGTACACTAAATACCCTCTATATGTTATGATATTTGTAAACAAGAGGATTTggtttaaaatgttatttggtaTTCATGGATCATAATATGTATGCAATGAGTAACTTAAAGTGTTATTTGGTATTGAATTAAATGTAGCTTTTTGATATTTGCACACCAATAGAATAATTTTATGTACAAAAAAAGTGTAccatatattagcgctttctttAAAAGTGCTAACAAACATGAGTCATATGTTAGCGCTTTCTTTAAAAGTGCTATCAAATATGAAtcatatattagcgctttgtTTGAAAACGCTATCAAACATGTGCCCTTTAATAGCACTTAATTTGAAAGTGCtgttaaaatcaaatcaaaacagaCAAAAAATGCATTCTTCAATAGCGCTTTagaaaaaacgctattaaaatCTGATACTTTAATAGCGTttttaaagtgctattaaacaaaaaacatttacaatagcggcgcggttaatagcacttttaagcgctatcaaaaataaaaaagtgctattaaatagcTTATTTGGCGTAGTGATTCCTTGACAAGGAACCATCTTATTTTATTGGTAATTCTAGTTCTTTCGACACTGTTATCTCTCATATTATACAGAATTGCCTGCTCTTCTAAACTGCTACCCAATATCAATctatcatcattctccgacagaTACAATGGCACCATAAATAATTCCTTATCTCTAAAATTGTAACCAATACTATCCAAAGAACTAATTTGAagatccaaataattaatttgaagAAACTGTGTCCAAGATTCTTGAACTCCAAAATCCATCATTTGCCATATAACAAAATGAGTTAGTCTAAAATCATAAGAAAAAAAAAGACGATTCATCAACACACCAATAGTTGGGTCTactcgaggcatttcaacaaaacCATGAGGAAGATGCATCTGCGTGTATGTCTCGGTTCCCAGATCAAGAGAAATAATAACATaattctcaagagatttaacCTTGTATTCAAAAACACCCAACCAATTCGCAGTGCCACTCAAATAAACACCATCATAGTCATGGTGGAAGCGATAGACAGGGTGGAAGCGATAGACAAACTGAAGTGGAGCCGCAGGGAAATTTTGAATATTTCTCCAGACATTATCAACCAAACTAAAAACTTTTGTCTCGGTTATCCTATTGCGAGGTTGAAAATTTAGGGACACAACCTTATAAGTAGAGGTTAAATTATCATAACCAAATACGAACTTTAAAGATCTATATTGACTAACCCTATGATGGCGTCGATTAACCCTATCACTCGAAAAACATAAATGACCTAATGCTTTAGATATTGTTCTAGTGGATGGGTTCCAGAAACGAAATGTTATATCTTGATCCAAAATTGAAAAAATGAGCAAGCAGATCAATCCATTACATGAACCGACAACACGATGGTTGACACGGCTATTGGATTGGTTGAAACAAACATCGTCCATAAGGTAATGAGGTTCGTCAGTAAGGGTGATCAGAGGATTTTCGAGTAAATGGCATACTGGTAAGGGTACGACATTTTTGGTCTTGCTAGTGACAAGTGCAAGGTGAGGGTTTCGAGCAGATCGAAGAAGATGCATTCTGATGAAAAAAGGATTGGTAAAGAGAGAATTAGAGAACTTACTCACGCATCTCATTCGCATAAAAGATTTCACAGGAAGGGAGGAAAGTACTTCAGTTACAAGCTCATTGGGGAGGAACACCGATTGTGAAGTGTTGGACGAATGTTGTGAGTGAGATGGATGGATATTCATTTTCACAGCTTGCATAACGGCAGTTGGAGGTGTTATGTGAATTTTGAAAGACCGAAAACAACAAAAACGAAGTTATCTATTAAACCAAATATTCAGTTCtcatatatatgaaataaattttatttttttaacagagttacttttttttctatttattttttctatttatttttattattatggtcaaagaaaaataaataattgag
The sequence above is drawn from the Vicia villosa cultivar HV-30 ecotype Madison, WI unplaced genomic scaffold, Vvil1.0 ctg.001398F_1_1, whole genome shotgun sequence genome and encodes:
- the LOC131634965 gene encoding F-box/kelch-repeat protein At3g06240-like; the encoded protein is MATQPPKLLYHHRKSNPSTPPILPNELITDILSRFTVKYLMQMKCVSKSWNTLISDPIFIKIHLNRSELNPQFSLISSHNDDHSFVPFPVGLLWKNSSINIPQDPSYQLSNKNCTEIVGSCNGLVCLAGYSLNEITRYKKIWLRFWNPATRAISDKLGSFFYYDRYRFEYCKFTFGYDNSTQTYKVTALGSVVDRTLSETDVKVFSLGDNVWRTIHGVPAIPLQLYFGHEYDGVHLSNTINWLSIQDVFGRDDIVEQFVIISLDLSTETFTQLMPPENYDNHGGISPNICVMMDSLCFSYDKETEIFIWQMTKFGDEKSWSQFLKFSYHNVGVDYELGHPYIKLTPLHLSEDGDTLLLAKDEQDSAILYNRRNNIAKKTRINNKICWFSIRAYVESLVPTC
- the LOC131634966 gene encoding F-box/kelch-repeat protein At3g23880-like, which encodes MQAVKMNIHPSHSQHSSNTSQSVFLPNELVTEVLSSLPVKSFMRMRCVSKFSNSLFTNPFFIRMHLLRSARNPHLALVTSKTKNVVPLPVCHLLENPLITLTDEPHYLMDDVCFNQSNSRVNHRVVGSCNGLICLLIFSILDQDITFRFWNPSTRTISKALGHLCFSSDRVNRRHHRVSQYRSLKFVFGYDNLTSTYKVVSLNFQPRNRITETKVFSLVDNVWRNIQNFPAAPLQFVYRFHPVYRFHHDYDGVYLSGTANWLGVFEYKVKSLENYVIISLDLGTETYTQMHLPHGFVEMPRVDPTIGVLMNRLFFSYDFRLTHFVIWQMMDFGVQESWTQFLQINYLDLQISSLDSIGYNFRDKELFMVPLYLSENDDRLILGSSLEEQHFQIKCY